One Anolis carolinensis isolate JA03-04 chromosome 4, rAnoCar3.1.pri, whole genome shotgun sequence DNA window includes the following coding sequences:
- the LOC134298634 gene encoding uncharacterized protein LOC134298634 translates to MVLQRLRDHGLYSKLEKCAFDLQEVDFLGYHVSPLGLSMDPAKVSAVLEWRAPTNKKEVQRFLGFANYYRKFIPDFARWSDPITSYIRGKQPFRWTEQAEKGFQQLKKLFTTQPILQHPDPKTPFVVQADASDVAIGAILMQPVGEHLHPCAYYSRQLTAPERNYTI, encoded by the coding sequence atggtgctacaacgattgcgggatcatggactatattccaagttagaaaaatgcgcttttgatctacaagaggtagacttcctgggataccacgtctcgccactagggctctccatggacccagcaaaggtttcagcagtattggaatggcgggcgccaaccaacaagaaggaagtgcaacgcttcttggggtttgcaaactactaccgcaaattcatcccagactttgcccgctggtctgacccaatcaccagctacatccgtggaaaacagcctttccgctggacggagcaagcagagaaagggttccagcaactaaagaagttattcacgacccagccaattctacagcaccctgatcctaaaaccccttttgttgtgcaggctgacgcctccgatgtggcaattggggctatactcatgcaaccggtgggagaacaccttcatccttgtgcctattactcccgtcagctaacagccccagagagaaattacactata
- the LOC100556382 gene encoding solute carrier family 2, facilitated glucose transporter member 5, translating to MEKRLDLPSSSRQIRKADLTKRLIWITVVSCLLSMHFGYNFWVSYSITVLQDNPYNITIDGFSYQSEAMVAIAIGVFPFGGIFGATVSACLTDRIGRKGTLLLANFLSLISALFMASSHLIGPFEYIIFARMYTGMCAGMASTSVPLYLGEISPRSRRGGVVMMPHFFLILGVLLAQILALKHLLGTPKGWPTLMGLAGVMPLSQSVLLPFFPESPRYILIQKKNERKAREALQMLRGKDDVDDEIQELCQEDIAEKADKRMSMLKLIKKRNMRWHLITVVVVMTAQQLSGTNAVYFYSERIFKSTVLKDEAIAYVSIATTAVTSCSTFLGIYLVDSLGRRVLLLMGYLACAIFLVLTVMSMELQKSMEWMSYITGGLISAFLLSHAFGPYPIPYLIVTELFLQSSRSSAYMIAGILEWLLNFITAVSYIHVARVLGAFSILFYFPVCVCCFVYIFNVFPETKNRTFVDIKRLMAIQTSKKVKVKQAASK from the exons GATCTGACAAAAAGGCTTATTTGGATCACAGTGGTTTCCTGTCTCCTGTCTATGCATTTTGGCTACAACTTCTGGGTATCTTATTCTATTACTGTG CTTCAGGACAACCCTTATAACATAACAATTGATGGATTCAGCTATCAAAGTGAAGCAATGGTGGCAATCGCTATTGGTGTATTCCCATTTGGAGGTATTTTTGGGGCAACTGTGAGTGCCTGTTTGACAGACAGAATTGGCAG GAAAGGTACCTTGTTGCTGGCTAATTTTTTGTCCCTCATCTCTGCTCTGTTCATGGCTTCCTCGCATTTAATAGGTCCTTTTGAATACATTATATTTGCCCGCATGTACACTGGGATGTGCGCAG GCATGGCCTCCACCAGTGTTCCATTATACCTTGGTGAGATCTCCCCCAGAAGTCGGAGGGGTGGCGTTGTCATGATGCCCCACTTCTTTCTAATCCTTGGGGTTCTGTTAGCTCAGATACTTGCTCTTAAGCATCTCCTGGGGACACCAAAAG GATGGCCTACATTGATGGGCCTTGCTGGAGTCATGCCATTGTCTCAAAGTGTGCTATTGCCTTTCTTTCCTGAAAGTCCAAGGTATATACTGATTCAGAAGAAGAATGAGAGGAAAGCAAGAGAAG CCTTGCAGATGCTGAGAGGAAAGGATGATGTGGATGATGAGATTCAGGAGCTTTGTCAGGAGGACATTGCTGAAAAAGCAGACAAGCGTATGAGTATGCTGAAATTGATAAAGAAGCGAAACATGAGATGGCATCTTATTACTGTAGTTGTTGTGATGACTGCACAGCAACTTTCGGGTACCAATGCG GTGTACTTTTATTCAGAGAGAATCTTTAAATCTACAGTCTTGAAAGATGAAGCCATTGCTTATGTCAGTATTGCCACAACAGCAGTCACCAGCTGCTCAACTTTCTTAGGG ATATATCTGGTGGACAGTTTGGGACGAAGGGTTCTGCTCCTTATGGGCTATTTAGCCTGTGCCATCTTCTTAGTTCTCACAGTCATGTCCATGGAACTGCAG AAGTCCATGGAATGGATGTCATATATCACTGGGGGTTTGATTAGTGCGTTTCTCCTTTCGCATGCCTTTGGACCAT ATCCAATTCCATATCTAATTGTTACTGAGCTCTTTCTTCAGTCATCACGTTCCTCTGCCTATATGATTGCTGGAATTCTTGAATGGCTTCTCAACTTTATTACAGCAGTGTCATACATTCATGTAGCT AGAGTACTTGGTGCCTTCAGTATCCTGTTTTACTTTCCTGTCTGTGTTTGCTGCTTTGTTTACATCTTTAACGTCTTCCCTGAAACGAAAAATAGGACCTTTGTGGATATAAAGAGACTCATGGCAATCCAGACATCCAAGAAGGTCAAGGTCAAGCAGGCAGCGAGTAAATAG